A segment of the Mugil cephalus isolate CIBA_MC_2020 chromosome 13, CIBA_Mcephalus_1.1, whole genome shotgun sequence genome:
tccagatgtagACCTAGCTACTTTTAGGTCTGAAGCACCTCTGCACACTCCCTGTTGATGGgtacaggctgcaggtggggcCTGGGTCTCAGATAATCCAccaccatctctttggttttgGCTATATTAAACCGGTGGTTCACGAGATTCTTGTACTCCTgctcttctccatctctgatCGCAGTGTCGTCTGAGAACTTCTACAAATGACTCTGTGTTGTAGTTGAAGTCCGAGGAGAGCGCAGTCCCCTGAGGATGATTGGTGTATTTAGCAACACTCATGAAAACACATGGTTTTGCTTATTACGGGAGGTTGCCTTGCCACTTTTCTGTAGAGGAGGTGTCTTCATTGTCCATTCAGTGTGTTCATTCagacatgtgttctatattaaactcagcctagtgctatttataaatatacagtattattatcattgtgcatttaatattaaactatcccttattcctttacttaaagattaatatatatattaatatatatatgtttaaaaatgtataatcaaccaaagattttacgaccccccTGTGGtgcctccacggaccccctaggggtcacggacctccTCTTGAAGACCTACGCTGTAGAGGGTGCAAAGCGCAATGAAAGACAGTGGGGGGAGTCAAACTACTAGTGTACTCGCGTGACTACAGATTAGTTATTACAGCTGTGCTCCAGCGCGTGGACTTCTCCTGACAGGTCAAAGTGCAAAACACAACTGTCCGTGGAGTCGGACGGCCTATCACACTGTGTCAACATGTAAACAGAAACTTTTCAAGCTGCGCCGCTAACTTCCGGCCTTGGATCTTGATACTGTCAGGGACTGCGCCGAGTTGTCTTTAGATATGCCTCAGACAGCAGCTCTGCTCAGCCGCGAAGGATCGATGGATTTCAACAAACTTTGCACTTTTGaaagttttctgcagctctggagCCACTACGGTTACGGGGGCAATTTCCGCGACGTGATCGAGCAGGAGTTCAAGCGGATTAAAGGTAACGATCGCGCACGGTGCGTGCAGCGGTGACGGGAGGCGGGACAGTGGCGGCCGTCTCACCCCCTAAACTCGGCTGCTCTTCTCTTTGCAAACAGGAATAACATATCTGGATCATGCTGCGACTACTCTGTACCCGGAGTCTCTGGTCAGGGACTACTGCCTGGACATTTCAAGGAATGTCTATGGTGAGAtaacgtgtatgtgtgtgtatttattattattatttttaaatttagcctGAGAATTCAAACCTTTTAAGACTTTATTTCCCCCCCTGTAGGAAACCCTCACAGTCATAACCCCAGCAGCAGATTGACACATGACACCATGGAGACTGTGAGATACAGGTAAAAGTCTGTGCATGCTCTCTGAAGACTCCATAATGGACCAGCGACTCCTTTACAGTGGTGCTTTCGCCGCAATATAATGAgttttaaaacagaacaatttCTTACAGGGTATTGCAGCATTTTAACACCACCCCCGAGGAGTACTCTGTTATTTTCACTTCTGGTTGTACCGCCGCGCTCAAATTAGTGGCTGAGAGCTTTCCCTGGAGGCCGGAGACCGAGAGCGAAGCAGGGAGCCTCTTCTGCTACCTCACTGACAGCCATACCTCTGTAGTTGGCATGAGAGGAGTGACTTCTGGCCGGGGGGTTGCTGCCCTGCCCGTCTCCCCGCATGAATTGGAAAACAGGGCAACGGATGAGGCTCAAGGTGAAGATGTTATTTGCCAGACGCCGCACCTCTTCTGCTACCCGGCGCAGAGCAACTTCTCGGGGAGGAAGTACCCCCTCAGCCATGTGGAAGGCATCCAGGCGAGGCGCCTTTACCCAGCGTGTGACCATCGGGGCCGTTGGTTCGTGCTGCTCGACGCAGCCTCTCATGTCAGCTGTTCCTCTCTAAACCTACAGGACTGCCCCGCAGActtcatctccatctctttctaCAAGATGTTTGGCTTCCCCACAGGTCTGGGGGCCCTTCTCGTCCGCAACGCTGCAGCGGGCATACTAAAAAAGACTTATTTTGGAGGAGGCACAGCAGCAGCTTACCTTTCTGGAGAGGATTATTACGTGCAAGCGGCAAACATTTCTGACAGGTAAAGTAATGTACAAGCCTGTCCCAGATATTCTCTGAGAAACCACAATGCTCACAAATGCggtgcttttctttctccccgATAAAGGTTTGAAGATGGCACTGTCTCCTTCTTGGACATCATTGCTGTGAATCACGGCTTTGACGCTCTTTACAGGATCACAGGTACTGGCAAACAGAACACGTGCATACATGGAGGATGGCTAAATCCCTCATTTATTGGCAGAAACGGGATGCCGGTCCAGGTTATTCACGATGATAATCAGATTCAGGTTATCACCCTACAGCATCGCCCTCTTTATCCCTTTTCGCCTTCAGGGAGCATGCACAACATCCAGCAGCACACGTTTGGCCTGGCACGCTACACTTACGTGCTGCTGTCAAGCCTTCGCCATGGCAACGGGAGACCAGTGGCTCAGATATACACTAAAGGCCAGTTTGAGAGTCCAATCACACAAGGAGCAATCCTGAACTTCAATCTCATGGATTCTAAAGGGCAGATAATTGGATATTCACAGGTGCACGATATTATTAAGATTCAGTTGTGTTCCGTagctgtttgtgtatttttgtgttaaagCACGCTTACAGCGAATCCTCTGCTGCCCCCAGGTAGACAGAATGGCCTGCCTGTACAACATCCACGTCCGCACGGGTTGTTTCTGCAACACCGGGGCCTGTCAGTCCTTCCTCGGGATCACCAGCGAGCAGATGAAGAGAAACTTGCAGGTGGGAGATGAAAGCATGGGAAAAATTGTCAAATCCTGTTAAGGGCGCACGTCGGCAGACTAAAACACCGTCTTTCCCTCTTCAAGGCCGGCCACGTCTGCGGAGACAACATCGACCTCGTGGACGGCCAGCCGACCGGATCCGTCCGAGTGTCCTTTGGCTATATGTCAACATTTGAAGACTGTCAAAAGTTCCTGACCTTTGTTGCCGAGTGCTTTGTAGAGAAGCCGGTCACAGTGGACCAGGCGAGGCTACAGGAGCTGGGATCAGCCGCAGCAGCGTCGCAGGGCTCCTGTGAATATCTTTCAATCAAAATCGCtaacagagaaatgaatgaagaagatgaggagaagCCCACGGAAGCATCACTGAAGGGATTTGGACGCGCCGGCTCAAACAGCCATGGGGAGGCTTATACTCTGACCAACATCTACATTTATCCCATCAAATCATGTGGAGCATATGAGGTTTGAGCACAACTTTCcctctcttctgtctcctctcttttcctctcgcTCCACCTGTTTTTGAGTTCACTCTGCGCTGCTCTTTATGCAGGTCCATGACTGGCCTGTGGGACCTCTGGGTTTACGGTATGACAGAGGCTGGATGGTGGTGAATGGAAACGGCGTGTGTCTGAGCCAGAAGAGAGAGCCGCGTTTGTGCCTCATTCGCCCACAGGTCCACCTCCCCGCGAACAAACTGCTCCTGCAGGCGTCAGGTCTGACTCTCTCCGCGGCtcagtgaaaataaacacacggCTTAACGAAAGAAACTTCAATCAGTTTGACTTTCTTCCATAAATGTGTTCaaagattgttgtttttttttccccctctcccatCACCCTGCAGGGATGGATACCATTTCGGTTCCTCTGGAAAATGACACTCGGTTGCGCACAAGCCATCGAGTGTGTCACAGTAAAGTTTGCGGTGACAGGTGAGCTGGCAATGTTAAGACATCTGAAAACAGCCGCTGCCGGAAATATTGTGACACATATCATTTGCTCCGTCCTTTTCTCTCCCGTCAACGCTTTCTGTCAGCGCATTGTTCTGTATGCTACCTTTATTGAGCCGATGGCATTGCGAGACCTCCCTCTGTCAGCTTCTTATAAAATTCCTGCtgcttacctttttttttttatggaacaaacaaacaataagcAAGAGATGATATTAATCTCCTTTGGCAGATCCCCACATGACAGACTCacgagttaaaaaaaacaaaaagaagaagctatTCATCCTGTGATTCTTGGATTAGATGTCGCACCAAATAGTAGGAGGCATCAGATTTCCCCGAGGGCCTCCTGAATATaatcctcctcctttccccagGGTGGAGACTGTCGACTGTGGAGACGAGGCTGCGTCGTGGCTCTCAGACTTCCTTGGACAGCCATGTCGCCTGATAAGACAAAGACCTGATTTCACCCGAGAAATGAAGAAGAGGCCAGACGGAGGTACCTGTTTAAGCGTTTcacttgttttgctttgctttcgGTGTCTTTGTCTGTTGTGTCGGACACCAGCAGCATTAATACTGCACGGCCGTCTTGTCCGTGACCTTCCGCCAGTCACTTCGATTTGAAATTATTACCTAAAAGGAAGTGCTGCAGTGTAATTATGCATGCCAGAGAAGTacaatttcattttgaaattctTCTTATGGTGTCAGTGTTGCGATTAGGAGTGTGTGGAAACTTAATGAGCCGACGGAGAAATTGAAAATGTTAGATTGAGATAGTGGCTTAGTGGCTAAAATCAATAGCTGCAACTAAATGGCAAAAAGGGAGAAACGTGCACTATTTAAAACATCCATAAGTCGATACATCATTGTCTACAACTACCTTTCCTGTGGGAGGTTGTGGGGGGCAGGAGCCTTTTCCAGCTGGCATTAGACGAGAGGCAGGGTTCACCGCGGCAGTCATCAGTCTAATATGGAGAGACAAATCACCATTGACACTCGCATGCATTCCTACGACCAATTTAGAgccaccaattagcctaacatgCGTTTCTTTAAACTGTGGGGGAAAGAAACCCTGCACAGGCTCAAGCAGAAAATGCAGACTCTTCTTGCCAAGTGACCCAAGTAATCATCCTAAAATTAGAGATAAACTAATGTACTCGTAATTAAATCCTAATTGATGGGTGGTATCATGTTGCATGTGCATTCTTGAACAAGCGGATTCTGTATCGACGTCTCCTGCGATACTAGCAAAGGGAACCGATGTTGTGCGTGCCGTTCCTTTCAATGCGGTGCCCGAATTTCCCTTGCAGTGTTTGGCCACAGAGATTTTTCTGCTAATGGTGGGCAGTAGTGGTGTGAGACCGATGTGCATGCTGAGACCCACGCAGTTCACACGGGGGAAAGgttgttttctgcagctgcaaTTTACCACTGTTCCCTGAAGGCGTCACATGCAGGCTATCCATCTACGGAGAGACCAGCGTGagcacaaagttaaaaaaaaaacaacaaacttaacaaaacacagcagcatttGGGATGAACTTCAGCAATAGAAAGATAGAGAGTGGaggaaaaagtaagaaaaacatttcttttgagTGTCTCTAACAGATCTGTCAAATCTGTTGTATCAGATGAACATCGGTCAAAAAGGGCAACAGTATGTACTGTAGATATACGTTATGTCCCAGGGACTTGTCAGTTGCTGAAGTAACTATCAGCATTGCATCAGTTTTATACTTCTAGTTCAAAGTATAAAGTTGGAAGCTGTGTCTTGATGCATTGTTGATGTCTTGATGCATGCAAGCCTAGCTcccagtgttttttgttttttgactgcaGACACAAAATTAGGACACCTCCACCTTGCACAGTTTGACCAACCTTTCATAAGTCTGTCTTTTGCAAGTCTCCAAAAATCTCCCGGCTTTCAGTCCTTGCTATTCGGTAAGCTCCAAAAATGCTACATTACTTACATCCTTCATTTCCCTGAAGGCAGCGGCTACATCTTTTCATGTAATCCTCTCCGACTGGAAAACGCCCATGTCTTTCATCGCTTGTAATCCTGGCTTTCTTTTGAATATTTGTCTCCAGCGTGAGATACCCCCAAATGACATCCTCAAGGTTATCCTCTCAGGTTTCTGTCCGCTCGAGGCAGAaccacaggaaacactgtgcaGCCGCTTATACGGGATGATTAGTTCCCCTCATGACAAGTGAAGTAACCCGCATGAGTGAACTCTTCAATATCTGTAACTGTATTAGGCCTTCGCTGGCTACGTTGCGAATTAATACGCTGAACTGCTTTGTGGTGTTATTAAATTCACAAGAATTCCTGCATAAGTAAGACGAATTGTCTCCTGGTCTTTCATTCACTAGACGAGCCCGTTTCTATCTGAATATTTTATCCATAAACAGTTTCTCTCTATTGTGTAATTACAATATTGTGGTTTATATCGATTTGACAGAACAATCTCATCACAAGGTCCATTTAGTAGCGGCTCTTTTTCAGCATTTCTCAGATCGAAACCCTCCCCCCAgtgcagattattttattttttgagtaaTTTAAGGACACAAAGATACAAATCACCCAGCACTAACTCACGCACAACGAACTGCGAGTGCCCATTTTGATCAGTGTAGACAGATTTACTTAAGTCACAAATTTTCCACCCTCTGTATCGCTGCACGACCTCCAATTTCCAGACTTTCTGGGGCTGCACTCTGCACAAACTATAAATCAAAATGTTTCTCTCAAATCGAACAAATCGCTGGGGTAATATAACGTCTCTCCCTTTTAGCTTCCACAGCCACGTCCCTCTCCCTGGTGAATGAAGCTCAGTATCTCATGATCAACCGTGCCAGCGTGGAGCACATTCAGGAACTAATGAGCGGCAGGTTCGAACACATGACGTTTTCATTCAAAATGTGTAACGCTCCAGTGAAATAACCGGGATGCGTCAACTCCCGTACATTCACATTACGGCGGATCATTTACACCGCGACGCGAGATAACATGCAATTTCCCCATTCGCTCCTCTCAGGCAGGACGATTCGGAGGGTGATCAACTCCTTGACACACAGAATGTCATTAGTCGCTTCCGAGCCAATTTAGTCATCGCTGGAGTAGAACCATTTGAGGAGGATAATTGGTCACACTTGATTATTGGCAGCGCTCGATTCGTGGTGAGCTGACACTTtgagataaataatgaaatcttCAAATGGATTTTTATCGGAAATGAACGTGCTTCTCCGTGTGATTAACCCGAAAGGTTGCAGGTCGGTGTGGAAGATGCCAGATGGTTGGAGTAGACCAGGACACTGGGACCAAAACAAAAGAGCCGCTCATGTCTCTGTCTGCCTACCGCAGCGGGAAGGTCAGTCAGAAACAATTACTGCTCCTTCATGGAGATGCTGTGGGTGTGTAGGAGGAGGTAAAAGCGCAcacatgtgaaaagaaaatcaatttgtctgttctgtttttaggTGACTTTTGGTGTGTACCTGACCCACCAGCTACCGGAGGGCTCCACCGCCGCCAGTGTCCTCTCTGTCGGTTCCCTCGTACAACCTGAGCCACACAGCTCTTGAAGTGGTCATCTGCAAcgtcatctttatttatttaggccAATCCTGCACATCCTAAAGATCGCCTTCCACCACAGTCAAATTTTTAACTTGTTACTTTGAACTTTGGGCTTTTTCTCCCCATCTCATAATAATGCAGACGTTGAAACATTAAGTGCACAACACAGCTACGGTTTAAATGAGCTACTGATTGATTCAGGACATGTCAGGCTTGATGCAATAACCCCACCTCACGTTATCTTCCCAGACAGTTCACCCTCCGTCTGTTCccatggagtttttttttatttttttttttatattgctaTTTATTCCGAACACACCACGGCCGTTACTGCTGCCAGAAATCTAAATCATATATCAGCCTGTAATGGGAAAACAAACCAGAGACTCAGCACATGGGTCCCAGAGTGGCACTGGCCATAATGAGTAATAAGTTCATGTGAAGAAAGAAACGGTAAGGATAGATGAATTTTGGCCACCAGAAATTAAATACTCACATGCCTAAACAGACAGTAGGTGTAACTATTCATCTGGTCTGTCACAGTTTGCCCAGGTAATTATAAAGAGTGGTACGCAGTGGCTGCTTGAtttcttaaactttttttaatgcaaaagatATTCATATACAAATGATATAAATGAATGCTGTAGTTGGACGAGGCTGATAATGGTACTGGGTGATTGAAACAAAAGCCATAGACTGACACAGTGAGTCTGCAGAAAAGCTTCAGTGCCCAATGGCACACATTCCTCAAGTTGCTTGAACTCTACAGGAGGCTATGAACACCATTCTCTCAAAAAATATTACcccatgtgctgtttttataGGCTTCGGGATATGATTCACGTCACTTCTGTGTTCATCAAACCTTTCGGCGACTCAAtcaatctgttttattttccaccgTTAATATGTCATCCATCCCAAACTCATACTGGTGGTCACAATCTGTTGCTGTGAAGTTACCAATTGTTTTCAATCTGcaattgtatgtattgtatgcTATTtatgattaatttattttattgtgaattatGCTGATAATTTGTATTGATTTCATGAACCAACTGAATGCATGGCActgatttgtaaaataaataaatgttatattaaTAAATTTCAATGACTGACAATCTCagtattatgaccacctacctatTATTGTGTGAgtctcccatgtgcctccaaaacagttgtgactcatcatttTTAGTGGGGgacctctgggtcctatgggttgaggggagggacctctgtggatcatcccacagatacttaattagtttgggatctagtgaatttggaggccaggtcaacacgttgtgctgttcttttttaGTTGTCCCTAAACCgcctgcgtcaggctgcatcctgctggagacgGCTGCTGCCATGGAGTTTTCATTGCTCTTGCGTGGGGATGCTtgatctggtctaggcgggtagtacatgtctaagtaacatccacacgaatgccgggtgcaaaagtttcccagcagaacagtgaattgttgCAAGATGgtccaatgttatttacttcacctatcagtggtcataatgttgtggctgatcagtgtttgaTGGCAATTATCctttaaaatatcaatatatGACAGATATATCACTGTAAATCATTTTGATAAACAGTAGGTTAACTACTTCATCAACATTTAAGCtaaatgtgtcatgtgttaATGATAGTAATGTGTCCATTTGGATCGGATATTAGATTTTTCTCTACACTAATATAGTAGCACACATAATGTCGATTTGTAAAAGTATGTTTTTATATCTGATCATTTTCAATTCCAGGCAACGACACAACAAATATATCAAGTATTTTGGATAATTACATGAAATAAAGGTTGCACACAGTACAATAAAGTTTgtcttcatttaaattaaatattcagcgTGTACtatttggtggaaaatgaaaaaataaacctaGACAAAATGTATGTGATCAACATTTTCGTGATTGTGGCTAAATTTCGTATTCACTGTTCCAAATTTGCTAACCAACGAACATATATTATAGTTTGTTTTAAAGCCATATTGATTTCCTATTTAGAAAATattgaaaaacaagaaacaagaagtTTGTGTGAAACATATAACATTGTCTGAACTCGgattccccctttttttgtttgtttttggttaaaaaataaacaaaaaaacaataaagttgtCGTGTTGTATTTAAGGTGGCGTCATTATTAACACTTAGTGCGTTTATACTAAACCAATGAGCGGTTCCACCTTAACAAATCCCGGTGCCGCCTTGTCCGTTTAAACTGAACTTTGGACCATTTGAAGCTACTAAAACTAAACCAGACGTTTGAACTAACCCCGagttcatttctgcttttcagtAAAAGTTACCTACGtgaaaaaatgaagaggagggCCGTTAAAGAGAATGAGTCATTCTCGGACACCAGCGGAACCTCGGAGGCTGTCAGAGCCCAGAAGAAGGAGGGGACACCGTGAGTTACCGTAGCTAGGTAGCTAACTGGCTGATTAGCTCAACTGAAGATATGCAAATCTCgatgccactttttttttggcagcttcaTTGCTGAATGAGACATGTTAGTGAAGGTTGAAGTCACTCTCTGCACTTGCTAAGAGacatatgtattattttatttactgtagatatttttgaaactgtttttgtagGAAGTTCAGGTTTGCCATATATGCTAAATTAACTTAGTGACACCCTTGAAACCTGGCTTGTAGCTTGATAAATGTACGTtgacataaacaaataataaagttaaatttagATCTAAAAGTGGGCTATTCAATAATATGTTATTCTTTGTTAGATATGCAAAGTTAATGAGTGACTAAACAATAAGATAGTTCTTAAACAgtaatcaaaacatttttatcattgCTATTAGATAGTTAAACATCACAACATTATAATCTAAATAAATACTTATCTAAAATACTTGATCAGAATGAGCAGAGGGGTTGTCCAATAAACCAAAGGTTGCATTACATCACAGTATAGTTGTGTGttcattgttgtcatttttccttattttttttttttctttttcttagaaAAGACCTGGACAGTCTGATGGCTTGGGGACTAAATTACTTCTTATACGTTTCCCTCCAGTGGTGCACAGAGATCAATCTCCAACTAAAAGGGGCTCCTCTGCCTGATTAGAGAGTTAATGGAGGGGGTGGGATTTATTGTCCATTAATTGGCATTAGTCTAAATAGCATCCTTTTTTGTCTGCTGTTGCCTCCGGGGAGTAAAGTTGTACTCCAATGACGGCCTGTGTTCTTGATTAGATCATTTAGTCCTTTTCTACCGTATTAAAGTTTCTACATAAATTCTGCAGACTGGTAGGCACATACGTGGATAAACTTGGTACAGGCCAGTGGGCTGAAGCCGTACATTCCCGTGGACATCTGCTGCACCGCGTTCACTTCAGTGCTTctctgagggaggtttttggagatttttatttctcagatTTTGCCTGAATGGAGCTGCAGGTGGTTCTTTCATTCACACCCGCTCACCCTCCTCCTGTCACTCGATACTTCGCTACACTTTTGCGAAATCATCCAGGACTGCTGCGACTAAAGTCATATACTAACTGCTGTTAATAAACATGTAATTTGGACTTTGTCTTGACTTGAACCGGGTAGGTTTAATTACCAACTTTGGAAAACTGGACTAGTGGTTAGAAGTGGACTTAGCTGCTTCAAATACCCTCTACATTTAAGTCAGATGGTCCCTTGAGCAAGATGTGTGCTCACAGCTTGTCATCAAAACTTCGTTAATCTAGTAACTAGTTTAGTTTTAACAAGTATAGTTTCTTGTGGAGCCCTGATATTCATTGAATTAGCTCcaatgtgtaaaataattgGTCAGAAGGTTCAGtagttttctctttctgttttcaggtCCCACCGGTTGCTAAAAAAGGGCTTACTGGCCCTCTTTGTTATCTTCATTGTGGTGCCCGTCTCGCTGACAGGGCTTCCACAATTAATCCAGCACGTTGTTTACACTCACAGACGTAAGTGAATGCCCCATCTGCCTCTTGAAAGTACTGTAAATCCCCAGGTtgctcactaaaaaaaaaaggcccacctctcttctttttctgtttgtagtcAGGGTGCCCTTCTTTGTTGACCTTAGCCAGCCTGCTGATCTCTCCCTTAATCACACCATCAACATGTACTTAACATCAGAGGAAGGCATTTCCCTCGGCGTGTGGTGAGTATAAGCCAAGTTAAACCATTTTTTACTTTCCCTAGCGTAGATGTAAAAAAGCTAAAACCAAAGGACAGTTCTTGTTTCTTAATGATACGTCAGTTGTATCTGTAAGCGTTGCATTGATTTCGGACTGTCCAAGGCACACTGTCCCTGAAAGTCAGTGGAAAGAGGCGCAGGGGAAGGATTTGGCCTGGTACCAGAAGACTTTAAGCAATGGGAGTCCAGTTTTCATATATCTTCATGGCAACACAGGCACAAGGTATgataaataatgcattggtGTTATAGTTGGCCCCTGAAGATGCAGGGAATAAAAGTTGTGCACAGCTagaaatgtttgttgtgttgctttattgacttgtgtctttttttttacttattccAACAGGGCAGGCCCCCATCGGGTGGGTGTGGTAAAAGTAAGTGGTCACCTACAAAAACACAGTAATCTTTCGGGGGTCTGATGAACGAGTATTGGTTGTCATTTTGGTGACAAATAAGCATTATGTGTTGACAGGTATTGAGTGCACTTGGCTACCATGTGCTGGCTCCTGACTACAGAGGTTGGTGCAAATGAAGATTTATGACGCTCCTCGTAAACATACATTCCACCTATATGCTTCTTTGCCTCCACATTATTGCAATGCACACTCTTCTCACAGtgatttaatgtcattttcagCCGTATAATCGCTTTAGATTAATGTGATTGTGCTTGATGAGTTGTTAGGCAGTCTGAAGATGATGGTTCAGTTTCAGGTCAGCCTTGTgtgcaagtttttattttactctgtgTGCCACCTTGTGGCGGTGAAGAGCAATGATCTGTCATTGAGCTGTAGCTAAAACTGAGAAACTGGCAGGTTTTGGAGACTCCTCCGGGGAGCCGACTGAGCCTGGTCTGACCACTGATGCCCTCTACTTGTACAAGTGGGTCAAAGCACGCTGTGGAAACAGTCTGGTCATCATCTGGGGACACTCTCTTGGTACTGGGTCAGTAAGAAAAGCATTTTACCAAAGTGAAAACTGTTTTGGATGTATAGTGCACACTCccgattttaattttaatatacaatttctgcaatatttacttttttttaatgagaggCAAACAAGTGAATGAAAACTGCTTCTCTAAGCAATATACCTGTTGTAATTAGCTTCTGTTTTTGTACTCCTTTGTCATTGATATTCTAACAACATACCTGACTAAAATGCATTGAGGActtaaatgattttaataaaCCCGTAGCTACATTAAGCTGACCAACATCAGGAATAGCTGACGAACTAAAGATGTTGCTCTGTGCTTCTATGCAGCGTAACCACTAACTTTGCGGTGAAACTGGTCGAGCAAGGTAAGTATATCCACCAGTGAAATTTGCAAATAGAACTAAGGAGGCACGATTTCACTCCCCTAATACCGTCAccgcttcctcttcttctttccaggTGTGGTTTTGGATGGTGTCATTCTGGAGGGGGCATTCAATTCAGCTCGACAGAAGATTCCAGTTCATCCTTTCATTTGGGTCACTCATTTATTCCACCACTTCTGATATTCATTTCGTGTTTGCTGCCGTTGCTTGATCACGCATAACTTTGCAATGTTTTCTACCTTTCACTTTTAAAGTATTACTGGACCTACCCGGGTATTGGGTACTTTTTCTCAGAG
Coding sequences within it:
- the mocos gene encoding molybdenum cofactor sulfurase isoform X2 gives rise to the protein METVRYRVLQHFNTTPEEYSVIFTSGCTAALKLVAESFPWRPETESEAGSLFCYLTDSHTSVVGMRGVTSGRGVAALPVSPHELENRATDEAQGEDVICQTPHLFCYPAQSNFSGRKYPLSHVEGIQARRLYPACDHRGRWFVLLDAASHVSCSSLNLQDCPADFISISFYKMFGFPTGLGALLVRNAAAGILKKTYFGGGTAAAYLSGEDYYVQAANISDRFEDGTVSFLDIIAVNHGFDALYRITGSMHNIQQHTFGLARYTYVLLSSLRHGNGRPVAQIYTKGQFESPITQGAILNFNLMDSKGQIIGYSQVDRMACLYNIHVRTGCFCNTGACQSFLGITSEQMKRNLQAGHVCGDNIDLVDGQPTGSVRVSFGYMSTFEDCQKFLTFVAECFVEKPVTVDQARLQELGSAAAASQGSCEYLSIKIANREMNEEDEEKPTEASLKGFGRAGSNSHGEAYTLTNIYIYPIKSCGAYEVHDWPVGPLGLRYDRGWMVVNGNGVCLSQKREPRLCLIRPQVHLPANKLLLQASGMDTISVPLENDTRLRTSHRVCHSKVCGDRVETVDCGDEAASWLSDFLGQPCRLIRQRPDFTREMKKRPDGASTATSLSLVNEAQYLMINRASVEHIQELMSGRQDDSEGDQLLDTQNVISRFRANLVIAGVEPFEEDNWSHLIIGSARFVVAGRCGRCQMVGVDQDTGTKTKEPLMSLSAYRSGKVTFGVYLTHQLPEGSTAASVLSVGSLVQPEPHSS
- the si:ch211-117n7.7 gene encoding monoacylglycerol lipase ABHD12-like, producing MKRRAVKENESFSDTSGTSEAVRAQKKEGTPSHRLLKKGLLALFVIFIVVPVSLTGLPQLIQHVVYTHRLRVPFFVDLSQPADLSLNHTINMYLTSEEGISLGVWHTVPESQWKEAQGKDLAWYQKTLSNGSPVFIYLHGNTGTRAGPHRVGVVKVLSALGYHVLAPDYRGFGDSSGEPTEPGLTTDALYLYKWVKARCGNSLVIIWGHSLGTGVTTNFAVKLVEQGVVLDGVILEGAFNSARQKIPVHPFIWYYWTYPGIGYFFSEPWAENKVVFPTEENLKKMKSPILFLHSEDDHMVPIQIVQQMYEVAASAQNAERVKLVTFDGSLGYLHNGLYRDPHLPDIIKKFVLSL
- the mocos gene encoding molybdenum cofactor sulfurase isoform X1; amino-acid sequence: MPQTAALLSREGSMDFNKLCTFESFLQLWSHYGYGGNFRDVIEQEFKRIKGITYLDHAATTLYPESLVRDYCLDISRNVYGNPHSHNPSSRLTHDTMETVRYRVLQHFNTTPEEYSVIFTSGCTAALKLVAESFPWRPETESEAGSLFCYLTDSHTSVVGMRGVTSGRGVAALPVSPHELENRATDEAQGEDVICQTPHLFCYPAQSNFSGRKYPLSHVEGIQARRLYPACDHRGRWFVLLDAASHVSCSSLNLQDCPADFISISFYKMFGFPTGLGALLVRNAAAGILKKTYFGGGTAAAYLSGEDYYVQAANISDRFEDGTVSFLDIIAVNHGFDALYRITGSMHNIQQHTFGLARYTYVLLSSLRHGNGRPVAQIYTKGQFESPITQGAILNFNLMDSKGQIIGYSQVDRMACLYNIHVRTGCFCNTGACQSFLGITSEQMKRNLQAGHVCGDNIDLVDGQPTGSVRVSFGYMSTFEDCQKFLTFVAECFVEKPVTVDQARLQELGSAAAASQGSCEYLSIKIANREMNEEDEEKPTEASLKGFGRAGSNSHGEAYTLTNIYIYPIKSCGAYEVHDWPVGPLGLRYDRGWMVVNGNGVCLSQKREPRLCLIRPQVHLPANKLLLQASGMDTISVPLENDTRLRTSHRVCHSKVCGDRVETVDCGDEAASWLSDFLGQPCRLIRQRPDFTREMKKRPDGASTATSLSLVNEAQYLMINRASVEHIQELMSGRQDDSEGDQLLDTQNVISRFRANLVIAGVEPFEEDNWSHLIIGSARFVVAGRCGRCQMVGVDQDTGTKTKEPLMSLSAYRSGKVTFGVYLTHQLPEGSTAASVLSVGSLVQPEPHSS